In Canis lupus dingo isolate Sandy chromosome 1, ASM325472v2, whole genome shotgun sequence, a single genomic region encodes these proteins:
- the LOC112645046 gene encoding sialic acid-binding Ig-like lectin 10 isoform X3, whose amino-acid sequence MLLLLLLALLWGGSQAQDPRFSLQVQKVVKVQEGLCVHVPCTLSYPQIGWRDDTPAFGYWFTAGSDSAIGRPVATNNQYREVQTVPPDRFQLIGDPKSQSCSLLIKEAQVEDTAMYFFRVERGRHVQYNFLRNQFYLQVTALTQKPEVFVPEVLESGRQVTLICVFNWAFEECPAPTFSWMGAAVSDQRSRPTSSYFSMLILTPRPQDHGTHLTCRVEFAGKSVSTEKTVQLNVAYAPKNLVISISRDNTSALEPQGNSPHLEVEKGQFLRLLCAVDSQPPATLSWALEDRILSWSHHRGPGTLEQHQLVLHGVKPGDSGCYTCRAENRLGSQSRTLDLSVQYAPENLKVMVLHKNRTVLENLGNGTSLPVLEGQSLHLLCVTHSNPPARLSWAQGGQTLNPSQPADPGILELPQIQMEHEGELTCRAQNSLGSQHVSLHLSVVYPLQPLSPSCSWEGEALQCTCSSLARPAPTLRWRLGEGLLERNHSNASLTVTSSSEGPWANSSLSLRGPLGSGLRLSCEAWNMHGAQSAAVLLLPDKGLVSKAFSNGTFLGTGIMTFLFLCLLLVMKILRKKQTQAGTPDQAGIPPRPRATRRSTILDYINVVPNSGPLSHPTSPGWVATGWLMVYMVGRPPQTCLVSSVLQHLLGTAQDN is encoded by the exons ATGCTCCTGCTGCTACTCTTGGCCCTGCTGTGGGGCG GGTCTCAGGCTCAGGACCCAAGATTCTCACTGCAAGTGCAGAAGGTCGTGAAGGTGCAAGAGGGCCTGTGCGTGCATGTGCCCTGTACCCTCTCCTACCCCCAGATAGGCTGGAGGGATGATACCCCAGCTTTTGGCTACTGGTTCACAGCTGGGTCGGACTCGGCCATCGGAAGGCCGGTGGCCACAAACAACCAGTATCGAGAGGTGCAAACTGTGCCCCCGGATCGATTCCAGCTTATTGGCGATCCCAAGAGTCAGAGTTGTTCCTTGCTCATCAAAGAGGCCCAGGTGGAGGACACAGCCATGTACTTCTTTCGGGTGGAAAGAGGCAGACACGTGCAATACAATTTTCTGAGAAACCAGTTCTATCTGCAAGTGACAG ccCTGACGCAGAAGCCAGAGGTCTTCGTCCCAGAGGTCCTGGAGTCGGGGCGCCAGGTGACCCTCATCTGCGTGTTTAACTGGGCCTTTGAGGAATGTCCAGCCCCTACTTTCTCCTGGATGGGGGCCGCCGTCTCCGACCAAAGGAGCAGACCAACATCCTCCTACTTCTCCATGCTTATTCTCACACCGAGGCCCCAGGACCATGGCACCCACCTCACCTGCCGTGTAGAGTTTGCCGGGAAGAGCGTGAGCACAGAGAAAACCGTTCAACTTAATGTTGCCT ATGCTCCCAAAAACCTGGTGATCAGCATTTCCCGTGACAACACGTCAG CCCTGGAACCCCAGGGCAACAGCCCACATCTAGAGGTTGAGAAAGGCCAGTTCCTGAGACTGCTCTGTGCTGTGGACAGCCAGCCCCCGGCCACACTGAGCTGGGCCTTGGAGGACAGAATCCTCTCTTGGTCCCACCATCGGGGCCCTGGAACCCTCGAGCAGCACCAGCTGGTGCTGCACGGGGTAAAGCCTGGGGATTCCGGCTGCTACACCTGCCGGGCGGAGAACAGGCTTGGTTCCCAGAGCCGCACCCTGGACCTCTCTGTGCAGT ATGCCCCAGAGAACCTGAAAGTGATGGTCCTGCACAAAAATAGGACAG TCCTGGAAAACCTCGGGAATGGCACATCTCTCCCAGTCCTGGAGGGCCAAAGCTTGCATCTGCTCTGTGTCACCCACAGCAACCCCCCAGCCCGGCTGAGCTGGGCCCAAGGGGGACAGACTCTGAACCCTTCGCAGCCTGCAGACCCTGGGATACTGGAGCTGCCTCAGATACAAATGGAGCATGAAGGAGAACTCACCTGCCGAGCTCAGAACTCGCTGGGCTCCCAGCACGTCTCCCTGCACCTCTCTGTGGTCT acccCCTGCAGCCGctcagcccctcctgctcctgggagGGCGAGGCGCTGCAGTGCACCTGCTCTTCCCTCGCCCGCCCGGCCCCCACCCTGCGCTGgcgcctgggggaggggctgctggagcGGAACCACAGCAATGCCTCCTTGACCGTCACCTCCAGCTCTGAGGGGCCCTGGGCCAACAGTTCCCTGAGCCTCCGTGGGCCGCTGGGCTCTGGCCTCAGACTCAGCTGCGAGGCCTGGAATATGCACGGGGCTCAGAGCGCCGCCGTCCTGCTGCTGCCAG ATAAGGGGCTCGTCTCAAAAGCATTCTCCAATGGAACATTTCTGGGAACTGGCATCAtgacctttcttttcctctgcctcctcctggtCAT GAAGATTCTGAGGAAGAAACAGACCCAGGCAGGGACTCCGGACCAGGCAGGGATCCCTCCAAGGCCCAGGGCCACACGGAGAAGCACGATCCTGGACTACATCAACGTGGTCCCTAACTCTGGCCCCCTG
- the LOC112645046 gene encoding sialic acid-binding Ig-like lectin 10 isoform X2, producing the protein MLLLLLLALLWGGSQAQDPRFSLQVQKVVKVQEGLCVHVPCTLSYPQIGWRDDTPAFGYWFTAGSDSAIGRPVATNNQYREVQTVPPDRFQLIGDPKSQSCSLLIKEAQVEDTAMYFFRVERGRHVQYNFLRNQFYLQVTALTQKPEVFVPEVLESGRQVTLICVFNWAFEECPAPTFSWMGAAVSDQRSRPTSSYFSMLILTPRPQDHGTHLTCRVEFAGKSVSTEKTVQLNVAYAPKNLVISISRDNTSALEPQGNSPHLEVEKGQFLRLLCAVDSQPPATLSWALEDRILSWSHHRGPGTLEQHQLVLHGVKPGDSGCYTCRAENRLGSQSRTLDLSVQFLENLGNGTSLPVLEGQSLHLLCVTHSNPPARLSWAQGGQTLNPSQPADPGILELPQIQMEHEGELTCRAQNSLGSQHVSLHLSVVYPLQPLSPSCSWEGEALQCTCSSLARPAPTLRWRLGEGLLERNHSNASLTVTSSSEGPWANSSLSLRGPLGSGLRLSCEAWNMHGAQSAAVLLLPDKGLVSKAFSNGTFLGTGIMTFLFLCLLLVMKILRKKQTQAGTPDQAGIPPRPRATRRSTILDYINVVPNSGPLAQNRKAKPSSPSQAPPPGSLDCKKNQKELHFVSHTSQGPRSFTQASESNNREELHYATLHFSDPRPRKPREPQDTYSDYADIKFH; encoded by the exons ATGCTCCTGCTGCTACTCTTGGCCCTGCTGTGGGGCG GGTCTCAGGCTCAGGACCCAAGATTCTCACTGCAAGTGCAGAAGGTCGTGAAGGTGCAAGAGGGCCTGTGCGTGCATGTGCCCTGTACCCTCTCCTACCCCCAGATAGGCTGGAGGGATGATACCCCAGCTTTTGGCTACTGGTTCACAGCTGGGTCGGACTCGGCCATCGGAAGGCCGGTGGCCACAAACAACCAGTATCGAGAGGTGCAAACTGTGCCCCCGGATCGATTCCAGCTTATTGGCGATCCCAAGAGTCAGAGTTGTTCCTTGCTCATCAAAGAGGCCCAGGTGGAGGACACAGCCATGTACTTCTTTCGGGTGGAAAGAGGCAGACACGTGCAATACAATTTTCTGAGAAACCAGTTCTATCTGCAAGTGACAG ccCTGACGCAGAAGCCAGAGGTCTTCGTCCCAGAGGTCCTGGAGTCGGGGCGCCAGGTGACCCTCATCTGCGTGTTTAACTGGGCCTTTGAGGAATGTCCAGCCCCTACTTTCTCCTGGATGGGGGCCGCCGTCTCCGACCAAAGGAGCAGACCAACATCCTCCTACTTCTCCATGCTTATTCTCACACCGAGGCCCCAGGACCATGGCACCCACCTCACCTGCCGTGTAGAGTTTGCCGGGAAGAGCGTGAGCACAGAGAAAACCGTTCAACTTAATGTTGCCT ATGCTCCCAAAAACCTGGTGATCAGCATTTCCCGTGACAACACGTCAG CCCTGGAACCCCAGGGCAACAGCCCACATCTAGAGGTTGAGAAAGGCCAGTTCCTGAGACTGCTCTGTGCTGTGGACAGCCAGCCCCCGGCCACACTGAGCTGGGCCTTGGAGGACAGAATCCTCTCTTGGTCCCACCATCGGGGCCCTGGAACCCTCGAGCAGCACCAGCTGGTGCTGCACGGGGTAAAGCCTGGGGATTCCGGCTGCTACACCTGCCGGGCGGAGAACAGGCTTGGTTCCCAGAGCCGCACCCTGGACCTCTCTGTGCAGT TCCTGGAAAACCTCGGGAATGGCACATCTCTCCCAGTCCTGGAGGGCCAAAGCTTGCATCTGCTCTGTGTCACCCACAGCAACCCCCCAGCCCGGCTGAGCTGGGCCCAAGGGGGACAGACTCTGAACCCTTCGCAGCCTGCAGACCCTGGGATACTGGAGCTGCCTCAGATACAAATGGAGCATGAAGGAGAACTCACCTGCCGAGCTCAGAACTCGCTGGGCTCCCAGCACGTCTCCCTGCACCTCTCTGTGGTCT acccCCTGCAGCCGctcagcccctcctgctcctgggagGGCGAGGCGCTGCAGTGCACCTGCTCTTCCCTCGCCCGCCCGGCCCCCACCCTGCGCTGgcgcctgggggaggggctgctggagcGGAACCACAGCAATGCCTCCTTGACCGTCACCTCCAGCTCTGAGGGGCCCTGGGCCAACAGTTCCCTGAGCCTCCGTGGGCCGCTGGGCTCTGGCCTCAGACTCAGCTGCGAGGCCTGGAATATGCACGGGGCTCAGAGCGCCGCCGTCCTGCTGCTGCCAG ATAAGGGGCTCGTCTCAAAAGCATTCTCCAATGGAACATTTCTGGGAACTGGCATCAtgacctttcttttcctctgcctcctcctggtCAT GAAGATTCTGAGGAAGAAACAGACCCAGGCAGGGACTCCGGACCAGGCAGGGATCCCTCCAAGGCCCAGGGCCACACGGAGAAGCACGATCCTGGACTACATCAACGTGGTCCCTAACTCTGGCCCCCTG GCTCAGAATCGGAAAGCCAAACCAAGCAGCCCTTCTCAGGCCCCTCCTCCGGGTTCCCTGGACTGTAAGAAGAACCAGAAGGAGCTACATTTTGTTTCCCACACTAGCCAAGGACCCAGATCATTCACTCAAGCCTCAGAATCAAATAACCGAGAGGAGCTCCATTATGCCACCCTCCACTTCTCAGACCCCAGGCCGCGGaagccccgggagccccaggaTACCTATTCAGATTACGCAGACATCAAGTTCCATTGA
- the LOC112645046 gene encoding sialic acid-binding Ig-like lectin 10 isoform X4, with amino-acid sequence MLLLLLLALLWGGSQAQDPRFSLQVQKVVKVQEGLCVHVPCTLSYPQIGWRDDTPAFGYWFTAGSDSAIGRPVATNNQYREVQTVPPDRFQLIGDPKSQSCSLLIKEAQVEDTAMYFFRVERGRHVQYNFLRNQFYLQVTALTQKPEVFVPEVLESGRQVTLICVFNWAFEECPAPTFSWMGAAVSDQRSRPTSSYFSMLILTPRPQDHGTHLTCRVEFAGKSVSTEKTVQLNVAYAPKNLVISISRDNTSALEPQGNSPHLEVEKGQFLRLLCAVDSQPPATLSWALEDRILSWSHHRGPGTLEQHQLVLHGVKPGDSGCYTCRAENRLGSQSRTLDLSVQYAPENLKVMVLHKNRTVLENLGNGTSLPVLEGQSLHLLCVTHSNPPARLSWAQGGQTLNPSQPADPGILELPQIQMEHEGELTCRAQNSLGSQHVSLHLSVVYKGLVSKAFSNGTFLGTGIMTFLFLCLLLVMKILRKKQTQAGTPDQAGIPPRPRATRRSTILDYINVVPNSGPLAQNRKAKPSSPSQAPPPGSLDCKKNQKELHFVSHTSQGPRSFTQASESNNREELHYATLHFSDPRPRKPREPQDTYSDYADIKFH; translated from the exons ATGCTCCTGCTGCTACTCTTGGCCCTGCTGTGGGGCG GGTCTCAGGCTCAGGACCCAAGATTCTCACTGCAAGTGCAGAAGGTCGTGAAGGTGCAAGAGGGCCTGTGCGTGCATGTGCCCTGTACCCTCTCCTACCCCCAGATAGGCTGGAGGGATGATACCCCAGCTTTTGGCTACTGGTTCACAGCTGGGTCGGACTCGGCCATCGGAAGGCCGGTGGCCACAAACAACCAGTATCGAGAGGTGCAAACTGTGCCCCCGGATCGATTCCAGCTTATTGGCGATCCCAAGAGTCAGAGTTGTTCCTTGCTCATCAAAGAGGCCCAGGTGGAGGACACAGCCATGTACTTCTTTCGGGTGGAAAGAGGCAGACACGTGCAATACAATTTTCTGAGAAACCAGTTCTATCTGCAAGTGACAG ccCTGACGCAGAAGCCAGAGGTCTTCGTCCCAGAGGTCCTGGAGTCGGGGCGCCAGGTGACCCTCATCTGCGTGTTTAACTGGGCCTTTGAGGAATGTCCAGCCCCTACTTTCTCCTGGATGGGGGCCGCCGTCTCCGACCAAAGGAGCAGACCAACATCCTCCTACTTCTCCATGCTTATTCTCACACCGAGGCCCCAGGACCATGGCACCCACCTCACCTGCCGTGTAGAGTTTGCCGGGAAGAGCGTGAGCACAGAGAAAACCGTTCAACTTAATGTTGCCT ATGCTCCCAAAAACCTGGTGATCAGCATTTCCCGTGACAACACGTCAG CCCTGGAACCCCAGGGCAACAGCCCACATCTAGAGGTTGAGAAAGGCCAGTTCCTGAGACTGCTCTGTGCTGTGGACAGCCAGCCCCCGGCCACACTGAGCTGGGCCTTGGAGGACAGAATCCTCTCTTGGTCCCACCATCGGGGCCCTGGAACCCTCGAGCAGCACCAGCTGGTGCTGCACGGGGTAAAGCCTGGGGATTCCGGCTGCTACACCTGCCGGGCGGAGAACAGGCTTGGTTCCCAGAGCCGCACCCTGGACCTCTCTGTGCAGT ATGCCCCAGAGAACCTGAAAGTGATGGTCCTGCACAAAAATAGGACAG TCCTGGAAAACCTCGGGAATGGCACATCTCTCCCAGTCCTGGAGGGCCAAAGCTTGCATCTGCTCTGTGTCACCCACAGCAACCCCCCAGCCCGGCTGAGCTGGGCCCAAGGGGGACAGACTCTGAACCCTTCGCAGCCTGCAGACCCTGGGATACTGGAGCTGCCTCAGATACAAATGGAGCATGAAGGAGAACTCACCTGCCGAGCTCAGAACTCGCTGGGCTCCCAGCACGTCTCCCTGCACCTCTCTGTGGTCT ATAAGGGGCTCGTCTCAAAAGCATTCTCCAATGGAACATTTCTGGGAACTGGCATCAtgacctttcttttcctctgcctcctcctggtCAT GAAGATTCTGAGGAAGAAACAGACCCAGGCAGGGACTCCGGACCAGGCAGGGATCCCTCCAAGGCCCAGGGCCACACGGAGAAGCACGATCCTGGACTACATCAACGTGGTCCCTAACTCTGGCCCCCTG GCTCAGAATCGGAAAGCCAAACCAAGCAGCCCTTCTCAGGCCCCTCCTCCGGGTTCCCTGGACTGTAAGAAGAACCAGAAGGAGCTACATTTTGTTTCCCACACTAGCCAAGGACCCAGATCATTCACTCAAGCCTCAGAATCAAATAACCGAGAGGAGCTCCATTATGCCACCCTCCACTTCTCAGACCCCAGGCCGCGGaagccccgggagccccaggaTACCTATTCAGATTACGCAGACATCAAGTTCCATTGA
- the LOC112645046 gene encoding sialic acid-binding Ig-like lectin 10 isoform X1 encodes MLLLLLLALLWGGSQAQDPRFSLQVQKVVKVQEGLCVHVPCTLSYPQIGWRDDTPAFGYWFTAGSDSAIGRPVATNNQYREVQTVPPDRFQLIGDPKSQSCSLLIKEAQVEDTAMYFFRVERGRHVQYNFLRNQFYLQVTALTQKPEVFVPEVLESGRQVTLICVFNWAFEECPAPTFSWMGAAVSDQRSRPTSSYFSMLILTPRPQDHGTHLTCRVEFAGKSVSTEKTVQLNVAYAPKNLVISISRDNTSALEPQGNSPHLEVEKGQFLRLLCAVDSQPPATLSWALEDRILSWSHHRGPGTLEQHQLVLHGVKPGDSGCYTCRAENRLGSQSRTLDLSVQYAPENLKVMVLHKNRTVLENLGNGTSLPVLEGQSLHLLCVTHSNPPARLSWAQGGQTLNPSQPADPGILELPQIQMEHEGELTCRAQNSLGSQHVSLHLSVVYPLQPLSPSCSWEGEALQCTCSSLARPAPTLRWRLGEGLLERNHSNASLTVTSSSEGPWANSSLSLRGPLGSGLRLSCEAWNMHGAQSAAVLLLPDKGLVSKAFSNGTFLGTGIMTFLFLCLLLVMKILRKKQTQAGTPDQAGIPPRPRATRRSTILDYINVVPNSGPLAQNRKAKPSSPSQAPPPGSLDCKKNQKELHFVSHTSQGPRSFTQASESNNREELHYATLHFSDPRPRKPREPQDTYSDYADIKFH; translated from the exons ATGCTCCTGCTGCTACTCTTGGCCCTGCTGTGGGGCG GGTCTCAGGCTCAGGACCCAAGATTCTCACTGCAAGTGCAGAAGGTCGTGAAGGTGCAAGAGGGCCTGTGCGTGCATGTGCCCTGTACCCTCTCCTACCCCCAGATAGGCTGGAGGGATGATACCCCAGCTTTTGGCTACTGGTTCACAGCTGGGTCGGACTCGGCCATCGGAAGGCCGGTGGCCACAAACAACCAGTATCGAGAGGTGCAAACTGTGCCCCCGGATCGATTCCAGCTTATTGGCGATCCCAAGAGTCAGAGTTGTTCCTTGCTCATCAAAGAGGCCCAGGTGGAGGACACAGCCATGTACTTCTTTCGGGTGGAAAGAGGCAGACACGTGCAATACAATTTTCTGAGAAACCAGTTCTATCTGCAAGTGACAG ccCTGACGCAGAAGCCAGAGGTCTTCGTCCCAGAGGTCCTGGAGTCGGGGCGCCAGGTGACCCTCATCTGCGTGTTTAACTGGGCCTTTGAGGAATGTCCAGCCCCTACTTTCTCCTGGATGGGGGCCGCCGTCTCCGACCAAAGGAGCAGACCAACATCCTCCTACTTCTCCATGCTTATTCTCACACCGAGGCCCCAGGACCATGGCACCCACCTCACCTGCCGTGTAGAGTTTGCCGGGAAGAGCGTGAGCACAGAGAAAACCGTTCAACTTAATGTTGCCT ATGCTCCCAAAAACCTGGTGATCAGCATTTCCCGTGACAACACGTCAG CCCTGGAACCCCAGGGCAACAGCCCACATCTAGAGGTTGAGAAAGGCCAGTTCCTGAGACTGCTCTGTGCTGTGGACAGCCAGCCCCCGGCCACACTGAGCTGGGCCTTGGAGGACAGAATCCTCTCTTGGTCCCACCATCGGGGCCCTGGAACCCTCGAGCAGCACCAGCTGGTGCTGCACGGGGTAAAGCCTGGGGATTCCGGCTGCTACACCTGCCGGGCGGAGAACAGGCTTGGTTCCCAGAGCCGCACCCTGGACCTCTCTGTGCAGT ATGCCCCAGAGAACCTGAAAGTGATGGTCCTGCACAAAAATAGGACAG TCCTGGAAAACCTCGGGAATGGCACATCTCTCCCAGTCCTGGAGGGCCAAAGCTTGCATCTGCTCTGTGTCACCCACAGCAACCCCCCAGCCCGGCTGAGCTGGGCCCAAGGGGGACAGACTCTGAACCCTTCGCAGCCTGCAGACCCTGGGATACTGGAGCTGCCTCAGATACAAATGGAGCATGAAGGAGAACTCACCTGCCGAGCTCAGAACTCGCTGGGCTCCCAGCACGTCTCCCTGCACCTCTCTGTGGTCT acccCCTGCAGCCGctcagcccctcctgctcctgggagGGCGAGGCGCTGCAGTGCACCTGCTCTTCCCTCGCCCGCCCGGCCCCCACCCTGCGCTGgcgcctgggggaggggctgctggagcGGAACCACAGCAATGCCTCCTTGACCGTCACCTCCAGCTCTGAGGGGCCCTGGGCCAACAGTTCCCTGAGCCTCCGTGGGCCGCTGGGCTCTGGCCTCAGACTCAGCTGCGAGGCCTGGAATATGCACGGGGCTCAGAGCGCCGCCGTCCTGCTGCTGCCAG ATAAGGGGCTCGTCTCAAAAGCATTCTCCAATGGAACATTTCTGGGAACTGGCATCAtgacctttcttttcctctgcctcctcctggtCAT GAAGATTCTGAGGAAGAAACAGACCCAGGCAGGGACTCCGGACCAGGCAGGGATCCCTCCAAGGCCCAGGGCCACACGGAGAAGCACGATCCTGGACTACATCAACGTGGTCCCTAACTCTGGCCCCCTG GCTCAGAATCGGAAAGCCAAACCAAGCAGCCCTTCTCAGGCCCCTCCTCCGGGTTCCCTGGACTGTAAGAAGAACCAGAAGGAGCTACATTTTGTTTCCCACACTAGCCAAGGACCCAGATCATTCACTCAAGCCTCAGAATCAAATAACCGAGAGGAGCTCCATTATGCCACCCTCCACTTCTCAGACCCCAGGCCGCGGaagccccgggagccccaggaTACCTATTCAGATTACGCAGACATCAAGTTCCATTGA